A single genomic interval of Vallitalea longa harbors:
- a CDS encoding ABC transporter permease, with amino-acid sequence MFAVLKVKILGCKKELPLLLCFIAMMLIFTYIFGASFTSDDNKPKVSVVDNIDSDISRMMISKLKDSNNIEIEETSYEAAESDVENSKSISAIVFNQSKNNDINLSIMYINETTDIMMVKNLLQSAVMTFRNNINLTDITYEYLNSKNIEIDKDLLSKNIMNDLEKLKDKRIFYKIDSSFIDSTYDGYDNLKQSLAGFSLFFSMFLVFFGIGTIIEEKKNYVWQRQLVSPIKNSAILSGNLMATFIVGFLNIFVMVYAGKYLFHVDWGKSDLGILLILGAFIFTVTCLGLFISSFFKTQQQLSAIVPVITVSTSMLGGCMWPLEMIKSKTLLFIANLTPQKWALEGIKDMIMYGHGIDAVVTPVLVLLLMGIVYLILGTRFIRMKN; translated from the coding sequence ATGTTTGCAGTCCTAAAAGTCAAAATCTTGGGTTGTAAAAAGGAGTTACCATTATTACTTTGCTTTATTGCAATGATGTTAATCTTCACTTATATATTTGGAGCTTCATTTACTTCTGACGACAATAAACCTAAAGTGAGTGTTGTAGATAATATAGATAGTGATATAAGCAGAATGATGATTTCCAAGTTAAAGGATAGTAATAATATAGAAATAGAAGAGACCAGTTATGAAGCAGCAGAAAGTGATGTAGAGAATTCAAAATCAATATCGGCAATAGTTTTCAATCAAAGCAAGAACAACGACATTAATCTATCTATAATGTATATTAATGAAACTACTGATATAATGATGGTTAAGAATCTATTACAGTCAGCTGTTATGACATTCCGTAATAATATAAATCTTACAGATATTACTTATGAGTATCTTAATAGCAAAAATATTGAGATAGATAAAGATTTACTAAGCAAAAATATTATGAATGATCTAGAAAAGCTGAAGGATAAAAGAATTTTTTATAAGATTGATTCTTCGTTTATAGATAGCACTTATGATGGATACGATAACCTAAAGCAATCTCTAGCTGGATTTTCATTGTTCTTTTCAATGTTCCTGGTTTTCTTCGGAATAGGAACCATTATAGAAGAAAAGAAGAACTATGTATGGCAACGACAATTAGTATCTCCCATAAAAAATAGTGCTATATTATCAGGAAATCTGATGGCAACTTTCATTGTTGGTTTTTTGAATATATTTGTAATGGTTTATGCAGGAAAATATTTATTCCATGTAGATTGGGGTAAAAGTGACCTTGGAATATTATTGATATTAGGAGCTTTTATATTTACTGTTACATGCCTTGGATTATTTATATCATCATTTTTCAAGACACAGCAGCAATTATCAGCAATAGTTCCTGTAATTACAGTAAGCACATCTATGTTAGGTGGTTGTATGTGGCCTTTGGAGATGATTAAATCAAAGACATTATTATTCATAGCTAACCTTACTCCGCAAAAATGGGCTTTGGAAGGAATTAAGGATATGATAATGTATGGTCATGGAATAGATGCGGTAGTTACACCTGTATTGGTTTTACTCTTGATGGGTATAGTATATCTAATATTAGGTACTAGATTTATACGTATGAAAAATTAA
- a CDS encoding helix-turn-helix domain-containing protein yields MDKYTLIKQEMDFIYFHATSSGSYDIPLHTHDIYEIFLCISDNINYYVEDKVYKLNKYDIVITNDRELHRPFLRNKNKYERKIIQFRPDYLSILNSTYDNPIELFKKRKSAKNNLIKASLTLENNLLYYFMEIDKYYKKHSSELMVKTLLLQLIIKINSIIFDSSKTRNHTKSDPKIVSIQQYINDNLDNNINLDSLSDKFYINKYYLCHLFKENTGITIIEYINIKRIEKAKHLLLEGIPVIGACYLAGFNDYSNFYKKFKKIVGLSPKKFVADYTHISKLP; encoded by the coding sequence GTGGATAAATACACTCTAATTAAACAAGAAATGGATTTTATTTATTTTCATGCAACCTCATCAGGTTCCTATGATATCCCTCTTCACACCCATGATATTTATGAAATTTTCCTATGTATCAGTGATAATATTAATTATTATGTTGAAGACAAGGTATATAAATTAAATAAATATGATATAGTCATAACTAATGATAGAGAATTGCATAGACCTTTTTTAAGAAATAAAAATAAATATGAAAGGAAAATTATCCAATTCAGACCAGATTATCTATCTATTCTGAATTCAACTTATGATAATCCAATAGAACTTTTTAAAAAACGCAAATCAGCAAAAAACAATCTCATTAAAGCATCTCTAACTCTAGAGAATAATCTGCTCTATTACTTTATGGAGATTGATAAATATTATAAGAAACATTCTTCGGAATTGATGGTGAAGACGTTACTTCTACAACTTATAATAAAGATTAACTCTATAATATTTGATTCCAGCAAGACTAGAAATCATACGAAATCAGACCCTAAGATCGTATCCATACAGCAGTATATCAACGATAATTTAGATAATAACATAAATTTAGATTCGCTATCAGACAAGTTTTATATCAATAAATATTATCTATGTCACCTATTCAAAGAAAATACAGGAATAACGATAATAGAATATATCAATATAAAACGTATAGAAAAAGCAAAACACCTTCTATTAGAAGGTATTCCGGTTATAGGAGCTTGTTATTTAGCTGGTTTTAATGATTATTCCAATTTTTATAAAAAATTCAAGAAGATTGTAGGATTATCCCCTAAAAAATTTGTAGCGGATTATACTCATATATCAAAGTTACCTTAA
- a CDS encoding Gfo/Idh/MocA family protein has translation MGIEKIGIAIVGCGTIFTNHIETVVHNDKVELMYLVDINEEKVKSLADRYNCEFSVNIDDVLRDERVDVVHILTPHYLHCEMAKKAILASKHVILEKPAGIELEDVQELKELSIKMNKQIAVVFQNRYNPSLLKAKEILDSNMLGDIKGLRAFITWERDKEYYDQDEWRGKWKTEGGGLLINQAIHTLDVMQWLGGEISEIKGHIDTRILNEVIEVEDTADATLKYKNGAVGLFYGSNNYVANSPIEIEIICDKGKLVLDNDTLWLRENENIQKIVADKKPNGSKSYWGNGHKIFINHVYDRLMKEEKVDIDIDIGLKALEIVQGIYNSSRNNAYYKMKYQDNICNVD, from the coding sequence ATGGGTATTGAGAAAATAGGAATTGCAATTGTGGGATGCGGTACTATATTTACGAACCATATTGAAACTGTAGTTCATAATGATAAAGTGGAATTGATGTATTTAGTTGATATTAATGAAGAAAAAGTCAAAAGCTTAGCTGATAGATATAATTGTGAATTCTCAGTGAATATAGATGATGTATTAAGAGATGAAAGAGTTGATGTGGTTCATATCCTGACACCTCACTATTTACATTGTGAAATGGCAAAAAAAGCAATACTTGCTTCTAAACATGTCATTCTAGAAAAACCAGCAGGAATTGAATTAGAAGATGTTCAAGAATTGAAAGAACTATCTATTAAGATGAATAAACAAATAGCTGTAGTTTTCCAGAATAGATATAATCCATCATTATTGAAAGCAAAAGAAATACTTGATTCTAATATGTTGGGTGATATAAAAGGGTTAAGAGCTTTTATTACATGGGAAAGAGATAAAGAATATTACGATCAAGATGAGTGGAGAGGAAAATGGAAAACAGAAGGGGGAGGATTATTGATTAATCAAGCCATACATACTCTTGATGTGATGCAGTGGCTTGGAGGTGAAATATCAGAAATAAAAGGACACATAGATACGAGGATACTTAATGAAGTCATAGAAGTAGAGGATACGGCAGATGCTACATTGAAATATAAAAACGGTGCAGTCGGTCTTTTCTATGGTAGTAATAATTATGTTGCCAATTCACCTATTGAAATCGAAATAATATGCGATAAAGGTAAGCTTGTATTGGATAACGATACATTATGGTTGCGAGAAAATGAAAATATACAGAAAATAGTAGCAGACAAGAAACCTAATGGATCCAAAAGTTATTGGGGAAACGGTCATAAGATATTTATTAATCATGTGTATGATAGATTAATGAAAGAAGAAAAGGTTGATATAGATATAGATATAGGTCTAAAAGCGTTAGAGATAGTACAAGGTATATACAATTCCAGTAGAAACAATGCATATTACAAAATGAAATATCAAGACAATATTTGCAATGTTGATTGA
- a CDS encoding sugar phosphate isomerase/epimerase family protein: MSRFILTGFSDEASMDIDIQLDVLQENGVNYMEIRGVNDKNVADLTIEEAREIKRKLGKRGVGVSAIGSPIGKIKITDPFEPHLEKFKHVLKLSKIFHTKYIRMFSFFIPEGDNPDNYREEVIRRWKMFLDAAKNYDVILLHENEKSIYGDIPRRCLELTEALKCPQFKLIFDFANFVQCDVKDLMEAYNLLKSEIVYLHIKDALYEGHKVVPAGYGDGQILKILREVKKTSYEGFLSLEPHLGNFKGFAELEQGDVSEGLEDSGPAKFNVAANALRDLLKRL, from the coding sequence ATGAGTAGATTTATATTAACAGGTTTTTCTGATGAAGCTAGTATGGATATAGATATTCAACTTGATGTTCTACAAGAGAATGGTGTCAACTATATGGAAATACGTGGTGTCAACGACAAAAATGTTGCAGACCTCACTATTGAAGAAGCAAGAGAAATAAAAAGAAAGCTTGGTAAAAGAGGGGTAGGGGTTTCGGCTATAGGTTCACCAATAGGTAAAATCAAGATAACTGACCCTTTTGAACCTCATCTAGAAAAATTCAAACATGTTCTAAAATTATCCAAGATTTTTCATACAAAATATATAAGAATGTTTAGTTTCTTCATACCAGAAGGAGATAACCCAGATAATTATAGAGAAGAGGTTATCAGAAGATGGAAGATGTTTTTGGATGCAGCCAAAAACTATGATGTCATTCTACTACATGAAAATGAAAAAAGTATTTATGGAGATATTCCAAGAAGATGTCTGGAATTGACAGAAGCTCTGAAATGTCCTCAGTTCAAGTTGATATTTGATTTTGCTAATTTCGTTCAATGTGATGTAAAGGATTTAATGGAAGCATATAACTTGTTGAAATCAGAAATAGTATATTTACATATAAAAGATGCCCTTTATGAAGGACATAAAGTTGTACCAGCTGGTTATGGTGATGGTCAAATACTGAAAATACTTAGGGAAGTCAAGAAGACTTCATACGAAGGATTTTTATCATTAGAACCTCACTTAGGTAACTTCAAAGGTTTTGCAGAACTTGAACAAGGTGATGTCAGTGAGGGTCTAGAAGATAGCGGACCGGCTAAATTCAATGTTGCTGCTAATGCTCTAAGAGATTTATTGAAAAGATTATAG
- a CDS encoding Gfo/Idh/MocA family protein, protein MSEVRFGIIGFGNMGSSHAESIYRGKVKNGKLVGVCDINEDKLKRSRELYPDVTCYSSHHDMLKNKDIDAIIVATPHYDHPSIAIDALKANKHVLIEKPAGVYTKAVREMNEVSKKTDKVFAIMYNQRTDPYYSKVKELIDDGELGEIRRINWIITDWYRPQSYYNSGGWRATWAGEGGGVLLNQDPHQLDLWQWICGMPTRIRAFCQFGKMHDIEVEDDVTAYMEYANGATGVFVTSTSDAPGTNRFEISGDRGKIVVENRKITFWRLRVSEREFNATFTGGFGNPECWKCEIDVKPNELQQHVAILTNLVEAILDGKELIAPGVEGIRGLTISNAMHLSAWIDDWVNLPIDEDLYYDMLQDKIKNSVVSKDNKDVVLDVKGTF, encoded by the coding sequence ATGAGTGAAGTACGTTTTGGAATCATAGGTTTTGGTAATATGGGTTCTAGTCATGCAGAATCCATATATAGAGGTAAAGTGAAAAATGGTAAATTAGTTGGAGTGTGTGATATTAATGAAGATAAATTAAAAAGGAGCAGAGAATTATATCCTGATGTCACATGTTACAGTAGTCATCATGATATGTTGAAGAATAAGGATATAGATGCGATTATTGTCGCAACACCTCATTATGACCATCCATCTATTGCCATTGATGCATTGAAAGCCAATAAACATGTTCTTATCGAGAAACCAGCAGGAGTCTACACAAAAGCTGTAAGAGAGATGAATGAAGTAAGCAAGAAGACAGATAAAGTATTTGCTATTATGTACAATCAAAGAACCGATCCATACTATAGTAAAGTCAAGGAATTGATAGATGATGGAGAATTAGGTGAAATAAGAAGAATCAACTGGATTATTACTGACTGGTATAGGCCACAGAGCTATTATAACTCAGGTGGATGGAGAGCCACTTGGGCTGGAGAAGGTGGAGGAGTATTACTTAATCAGGACCCTCACCAACTTGATTTATGGCAATGGATATGTGGTATGCCTACGAGAATCAGAGCATTCTGTCAATTTGGTAAAATGCATGATATTGAAGTGGAAGATGATGTAACAGCATATATGGAATATGCTAACGGGGCTACTGGAGTATTTGTAACATCTACAAGTGATGCACCAGGAACTAATCGTTTTGAAATAAGTGGAGATAGAGGTAAAATAGTTGTTGAAAATAGAAAAATAACTTTCTGGAGATTAAGGGTTTCAGAGAGAGAATTTAATGCAACATTTACGGGAGGCTTCGGTAACCCTGAATGTTGGAAGTGTGAGATTGATGTAAAACCTAATGAGCTTCAGCAACATGTAGCTATTCTAACCAACCTAGTTGAAGCTATACTTGATGGTAAAGAACTGATTGCACCTGGTGTTGAAGGCATTAGGGGACTTACAATATCTAATGCAATGCATTTATCGGCATGGATTGATGATTGGGTGAACCTACCAATTGATGAAGATCTCTATTATGATATGTTACAAGATAAAATCAAGAATTCGGTAGTAAGTAAAGACAATAAAGATGTGGTACTTGATGTTAAGGGAACATTTTAA